ACAGCGATCGGAAAGACAATTTCAGGGACGCGGTGGAACGCGTCCTTACCAGTGCATGCGTCATGCGCACGGCTGGGAGGCCGTGAAAGCTTTGCGTGGTCTCTCCCGCAGGCTCAGGAGTAGGATTAAGATTATGATTAAGCGCCCGATGATTGCGCTCTGGATCGCTGGTGTTCTCCTCTTTTCGGCCTGCGAGCACACCTATCGCGAGGTTCCGATCGCGGGGGCGCCGGCGCGGCCCAAATTGCAGATGAACGACACCGTTTACGTGGCGATTCCGCCGGATGGCCGGCACCGCAAAGAATTCGTTCCCGAATCCGGCCAGTTCACCGCGGTCACGTTCCGGGACGTCTTTGCGAAGTATGCGAAGCGGGCTTACGTGGGACGCCGCGTCCAGAGCTTCCAGGAAGGTTTGGAGACAGCGCGCGCAGCCGGCTGCCGCTACTTCATTTACCCAACCATCCTGCGTTGGGAAGATCGCGCCACCGAGTATTCAACGCGCCGCGATCTGGTTGAGATCAAGGTCGAAGTCGCCGAAGCCGCGTCGGGCGAGATTCTGCACGCCACGGTGCTGCGCGGGCGAAGCCGGCTGTTCACCGATGGAGGGGACACACCGCAGGATTTGTTGCCGGAGCCGATCCGGAATTACGTCGCTTCGCTGTTTCAACCCGTGCATACGCCGAGCGCGATGCGATGACCCATTCGCTTTCCGGAGTCACTTCGCGCGCGAGTCCCCGATGATCCAATCCGCGGCCTCGGTCAGTCCATTCACGATCATGGCTGCCTGCAGTTCGGGCGCATGGTCGCGCTCGAACTCAGCGCCGTAACCCGTGCGGACGAGAATGGATTTCCTGACGCCGGCATTCCAGCCGCACTGCAAGTCGATGAGCTTGTCGCCGATCATGTAGCTTCGAGACAGGTCCACACCGAATTCATCGCTCGCATCGAACAAGAACTGGGGCGATGGTTTGCGGCCCCGGCTCGGCTGATCCGGAGCTTCGGTCGCGAAGTAAATCCGGTCGAAACGAACGGCCGGGCCGAGTTCCCTGAGCAAGTGTTCGTTGACGCGCACTACGTCTTCCGTCGTGTAATACCCCCGGCCCACGCCCGACTGATTGGTCACGATAAACAGGCTGAAGCCCGCGGCGCGCAAACCCTTCAACGCCGGCGCCGCGCCGGGAAAGATCACGACCTCCTCAGGCCGATACAGGTAGCCCTTCTCCTCAATGATCGTCCCGT
The DNA window shown above is from Verrucomicrobiota bacterium and carries:
- a CDS encoding DUF4823 domain-containing protein, with product MNALQFPGRDGFHSVPDFTQRSERQFQGRGGTRPYQCMRHAHGWEAVKALRGLSRRLRSRIKIMIKRPMIALWIAGVLLFSACEHTYREVPIAGAPARPKLQMNDTVYVAIPPDGRHRKEFVPESGQFTAVTFRDVFAKYAKRAYVGRRVQSFQEGLETARAAGCRYFIYPTILRWEDRATEYSTRRDLVEIKVEVAEAASGEILHATVLRGRSRLFTDGGDTPQDLLPEPIRNYVASLFQPVHTPSAMR
- a CDS encoding HAD family hydrolase, producing the protein MRAAVFLDRDGTIIEEKGYLYRPEEVVIFPGAAPALKGLRAAGFSLFIVTNQSGVGRGYYTTEDVVRVNEHLLRELGPAVRFDRIYFATEAPDQPSRGRKPSPQFLFDASDEFGVDLSRSYMIGDKLIDLQCGWNAGVRKSILVRTGYGAEFERDHAPELQAAMIVNGLTEAADWIIGDSRAK